A single genomic interval of Pseudomonadota bacterium harbors:
- a CDS encoding HEAT repeat domain-containing protein produces the protein MDYGEEKVDFSFDSDLDPVERKAAIDATASFLVALKSYGLFPPEHASTLNMMAGVSSHLIDFISKYGDLRLEVEKNRLLYCDEVIFEEEVSDDNPAFVFFRDGIRWIEFQEGLTESEVVTFFRLINYYKETREEEDGDIVTALWSADLNHIAYEASDELWEAEPVLEFSLLNPAAQEFLERGGGAVKGFDLLKSMLGLEPILTGGKGDDSGEGTGEGDGSGEDAVDGGLDGGGSGFTSNDGGFGGGTGGGAGSFVTGDGDAAGEGGGGSSEDLSFWNLLTDAEPASGGGGGTGTGTGVGSGTGTGAGDESETGDGSWSGTGGPSGPDAGGSGVDGSAGSGGVGGAGSGSGTGIGFGGEAGQRSVAAGGQDSGPGGGPGAGSGIGKGGAGGGSGRGSGTGGGPVKSGGAGSGGPDAGSGLSMGGAGAGAGGAPGYGAGSGSGKGDGNTPGTDLGAGPGAGPGAGPGAGPGAGPGAGPGPGRGPAGEGFSEGGANSGSGSGDGIGRKVSGRRRKGLKGSHLPISGKISDRLAGGKYPQGGTVGGGRGTDAPPSRVDQKKAGADSRPGRGGDWEDRRPTVDDDYISVSVASIEVGETLWSFSQEEKRTLDQMIREYEERSSSSDVTELLMFVLRDETEPHIFESIINFMKEEFRNILIAQDFRLAYALLNNLKDMREHLKDDKEWALPILDRYYDDIAEPEILDTLLPVWAELQNFDEPKLKTFAALMQLLPPKTAESLAPMFSRIHSEQGRRIMVDMIAGFLRRDLRILEKMLARPEEEITLRLVHVLRGLPDHNIAEALLYKVIHHSKDRVRKEALSILVSRDSQHFEKLFQMIHDSNREIRMHLLDYFGDERNPVAESILQEYMQGDRFQGRDQEHLLSCYRALGRCGSDNAVPFLEKVLFGQPWNFVIGLGTPVHRQGAALALKLIKTPKSIMLYNRAEKSAIPHIKGAWLKANADKKL, from the coding sequence ATGGATTACGGCGAAGAAAAAGTAGACTTCAGTTTTGATTCGGACCTTGATCCGGTTGAGCGCAAAGCCGCCATCGATGCCACCGCGTCTTTTCTTGTCGCCCTCAAAAGTTACGGCCTTTTCCCCCCCGAACATGCCAGCACCCTGAACATGATGGCTGGCGTCTCTTCTCATCTGATCGATTTCATAAGCAAATATGGGGATTTACGACTGGAAGTCGAAAAAAACCGTCTTCTTTATTGCGATGAGGTTATTTTTGAAGAAGAGGTCTCCGACGATAATCCGGCCTTTGTTTTTTTCCGGGACGGGATTCGCTGGATCGAATTCCAGGAAGGTTTGACGGAGAGCGAAGTTGTCACCTTCTTCAGGCTGATCAATTATTACAAGGAGACGAGAGAAGAAGAGGATGGAGACATCGTCACCGCCCTCTGGAGCGCCGATCTTAATCATATTGCCTATGAGGCGTCGGATGAACTCTGGGAGGCTGAACCGGTCCTTGAATTTTCGCTTCTCAATCCAGCCGCCCAGGAATTTCTCGAACGAGGTGGCGGCGCGGTAAAGGGCTTCGACCTCCTGAAGAGCATGCTGGGTCTTGAACCAATATTGACCGGCGGCAAAGGTGATGATTCCGGTGAAGGAACCGGTGAAGGTGATGGTTCCGGTGAAGATGCTGTTGATGGTGGATTGGATGGAGGCGGGAGCGGATTTACCTCAAACGATGGAGGATTCGGTGGCGGTACCGGTGGCGGCGCGGGCAGTTTTGTTACCGGTGATGGTGATGCTGCCGGTGAAGGTGGTGGTGGCAGCTCGGAAGACCTGAGCTTCTGGAATTTACTGACTGATGCAGAACCTGCTTCCGGTGGCGGGGGAGGTACCGGAACAGGGACCGGGGTTGGAAGTGGGACCGGAACCGGGGCGGGAGATGAATCGGAGACAGGCGATGGATCCTGGTCCGGGACGGGTGGCCCGAGTGGCCCTGATGCCGGCGGGTCCGGGGTTGACGGTAGTGCAGGTTCCGGCGGCGTTGGTGGAGCGGGGAGCGGTTCCGGGACAGGCATCGGATTCGGGGGGGAGGCTGGCCAAAGGTCTGTTGCGGCTGGCGGTCAAGACTCCGGACCTGGTGGCGGTCCTGGGGCAGGAAGCGGTATTGGAAAGGGGGGAGCTGGCGGTGGCAGTGGTCGCGGTTCAGGCACAGGGGGCGGCCCGGTTAAAAGTGGCGGTGCCGGCTCAGGAGGCCCTGACGCCGGAAGCGGTCTCAGCATGGGCGGAGCAGGGGCCGGCGCTGGCGGCGCCCCAGGTTATGGTGCAGGATCCGGTTCGGGTAAAGGTGATGGAAATACCCCTGGCACAGACCTTGGCGCGGGTCCAGGTGCGGGCCCGGGAGCAGGCCCGGGAGCAGGCCCTGGAGCAGGTCCTGGGGCAGGGCCCGGCCCGGGGAGAGGACCGGCTGGAGAAGGTTTTTCAGAGGGTGGCGCGAATTCGGGATCCGGTTCGGGAGATGGAATCGGCAGGAAGGTCTCCGGGCGAAGGCGAAAGGGGCTGAAAGGTTCGCATCTGCCGATTTCAGGAAAAATCTCGGATCGTCTGGCAGGTGGCAAGTATCCTCAAGGCGGAACAGTTGGCGGCGGTAGAGGAACTGACGCCCCGCCTTCCCGTGTCGACCAGAAAAAGGCCGGAGCGGATTCCCGACCCGGGCGGGGTGGTGACTGGGAGGATAGAAGACCGACCGTAGATGACGATTATATCAGTGTCAGCGTTGCGTCCATCGAAGTCGGGGAAACCCTGTGGAGCTTCAGCCAGGAGGAGAAACGGACGCTTGATCAGATGATCAGGGAATATGAGGAGCGGAGCAGCAGTTCGGATGTAACGGAGCTTTTGATGTTTGTCCTGAGGGACGAAACAGAACCGCATATTTTTGAGTCGATCATCAATTTCATGAAAGAGGAGTTCCGGAATATTCTTATCGCCCAGGATTTCCGGCTTGCTTACGCACTCCTGAACAACCTCAAGGATATGCGGGAGCATCTGAAAGATGATAAGGAATGGGCGCTGCCGATCCTTGACAGATATTACGATGACATTGCCGAACCGGAGATTTTGGACACCCTGCTGCCGGTGTGGGCGGAGCTGCAGAACTTCGATGAGCCGAAGCTCAAGACTTTTGCTGCTTTGATGCAGTTGCTGCCGCCGAAAACCGCCGAGTCGCTTGCTCCGATGTTCAGCAGGATTCATTCGGAACAGGGGCGACGCATCATGGTCGACATGATAGCGGGTTTTCTGCGCAGGGATCTCAGGATTCTTGAAAAAATGCTGGCGCGGCCGGAAGAGGAAATTACCTTGAGACTGGTTCACGTCTTGCGCGGGCTGCCCGATCACAATATCGCGGAAGCCCTGTTGTATAAAGTAATCCATCATTCCAAGGACAGGGTGCGTAAAGAGGCTTTGAGCATCCTGGTAAGCCGGGACTCCCAGCATTTTGAAAAGCTTTTTCAGATGATCCATGACTCAAACAGGGAAATCCGGATGCATCTACTCGATTATTTTGGAGATGAAAGAAACCCTGTTGCCGAGAGCATCCTCCAGGAATACATGCAGGGAGACAGGTTCCAGGGGAGGGATCAGGAACATCTCCTTTCCTGTTACAGAGCTCTCGGCAGGTGCGGGTCTGACAATGCCGTTCCATTTCTTGAAAAGGTTTTGTTTGGTCAACCCTGGAACTTTGTTATCGGACTCGGAACCCCTGTACATCGTCAGGGAGCCGCTCTGGCATTGAAACTGATCAAGACTCCAAAAAGCATCATGCTTTATAACAGAGCTGAAAAAAGTGCAATACCGCATATCAAAGGGGCGTGGCTGAAAGCTAATGCCGACAAGAAACTATGA
- a CDS encoding HD domain-containing protein, producing the protein MSNPKTDKPRFGDSQLLPGEELLASLHSLVQTIKIHDVNNQLVTNCVERFMEAVEILLEDADDLTIQVSKGRFYIQEEKLPHRRTIANMVDTVLKFFDQRGLMGLRIYPAIAIAPAEELVAFARYLNDSLKQKNPMDWLVLRFEEAKLQWVAILQPEIVESTDAAAGLGFDSGGKAGRGRPGETGKGIGGFGPGGEGPDAGAGYEGSGLGDGGGERRGTGSGISSGSGSGGTGQGLFGTGIGSDSGQGTGKGTDGGTGGFGKAAGKGRGAGADSGVGGGSILADSGSGSAAGADSGGESSGDGPGSGSFGTGSGSGGLGGGAGGEEGGGHGKGGSGKGPGKGPGKGPGKGPGKGKGSGPGKGPGKGGDRSGADTDRGGGEVELPGQRSPRKVYAYALESMREVAQKISVNQRAGVRNAVRMVQNMVEEVVLQEQPLLLAMSTIRVYDDYTFTHSVNVAILCMYLGKQIGVSKETMESLGISALFHDLGKVLIPQNILNNDKPLSSDEISEIRKHSLNSIRLIVRLRASAKRKTRILLPPFEHHLRFDLNGYPKIGWKRPISLCGRILTICDVYDALTSPRVYRPEAMSADRALGLMLEGSGTVFDPILLKVFINMLGVYPVGTLLELDNGDIGLVSKAPSTHIMNRPSVILLEPDGHGSFKKGEEVNLADTDDSGFFYRNVTGSVHPAVFNIQPAEFLTI; encoded by the coding sequence ATGAGTAACCCCAAAACAGATAAACCGAGATTTGGTGATTCACAGCTTCTTCCCGGTGAAGAACTCCTGGCAAGTCTGCACAGCCTGGTCCAGACGATCAAGATTCACGATGTTAACAATCAACTGGTTACAAACTGTGTCGAACGTTTTATGGAGGCCGTGGAGATTCTTCTTGAAGATGCGGATGATCTGACCATTCAGGTTTCCAAAGGGCGTTTTTATATCCAGGAGGAGAAACTGCCCCATCGGCGGACCATTGCCAATATGGTTGATACCGTACTTAAGTTTTTCGACCAGAGGGGGCTGATGGGGCTCAGGATTTATCCGGCAATTGCAATAGCTCCTGCCGAGGAGCTGGTGGCTTTTGCCAGATATCTGAATGATTCACTCAAACAGAAAAATCCGATGGACTGGCTCGTTCTCCGTTTCGAGGAGGCCAAACTTCAGTGGGTTGCCATACTGCAACCGGAGATTGTCGAATCGACAGATGCAGCGGCAGGACTCGGTTTTGATTCAGGAGGAAAAGCCGGTCGGGGTCGTCCCGGAGAAACGGGAAAAGGGATCGGTGGTTTTGGCCCAGGTGGTGAAGGACCTGACGCTGGGGCCGGTTATGAAGGTTCCGGTCTTGGTGATGGTGGAGGTGAGCGTAGAGGCACAGGATCCGGAATCAGTTCTGGAAGCGGATCGGGTGGAACAGGGCAAGGGCTGTTTGGTACGGGAATCGGTTCAGATTCCGGGCAAGGAACCGGCAAAGGCACTGATGGTGGTACTGGTGGTTTCGGAAAAGCTGCCGGGAAAGGGAGAGGCGCCGGGGCGGATTCTGGAGTGGGAGGTGGAAGCATCCTCGCCGATTCTGGGAGTGGCAGCGCCGCTGGAGCGGATTCGGGAGGTGAAAGTTCTGGAGACGGTCCTGGAAGCGGCAGTTTCGGAACTGGTTCAGGAAGTGGTGGCCTCGGCGGCGGGGCTGGTGGAGAAGAAGGTGGTGGTCATGGCAAGGGGGGCAGTGGGAAAGGTCCAGGTAAAGGCCCGGGAAAAGGACCCGGCAAAGGCCCAGGTAAAGGGAAAGGGTCCGGGCCCGGGAAAGGCCCGGGGAAAGGTGGTGACAGAAGCGGCGCAGATACCGATAGGGGAGGGGGTGAGGTTGAGCTGCCAGGTCAGCGGTCTCCCCGAAAAGTATATGCCTATGCCCTTGAATCGATGCGGGAAGTTGCCCAGAAAATATCGGTCAACCAGAGGGCTGGGGTCAGGAATGCGGTCAGGATGGTCCAGAATATGGTCGAGGAGGTGGTTCTTCAGGAACAGCCGCTGCTTCTGGCCATGAGCACCATAAGGGTTTACGACGATTATACCTTTACCCATTCGGTGAACGTTGCGATTCTTTGCATGTACCTTGGGAAACAAATCGGAGTTTCGAAAGAAACGATGGAGAGTCTTGGGATCAGCGCTCTTTTTCATGATCTTGGCAAGGTCCTGATCCCGCAGAATATTTTGAATAATGACAAACCTCTCAGCAGCGATGAAATATCAGAGATCCGCAAGCATTCATTGAACAGTATCAGGCTTATCGTCAGGCTCCGGGCTTCTGCCAAGCGCAAAACCAGAATCCTGTTGCCGCCCTTTGAGCACCATTTACGTTTTGATCTCAATGGGTATCCGAAGATAGGGTGGAAGAGACCCATAAGCCTCTGTGGCCGGATACTGACCATCTGCGACGTCTACGATGCGCTTACTTCGCCGAGAGTTTACCGGCCTGAAGCGATGAGTGCCGACCGTGCTCTCGGTCTGATGCTTGAAGGGTCGGGAACGGTTTTTGATCCGATTCTTTTGAAGGTTTTTATCAATATGCTCGGTGTGTATCCGGTTGGGACGTTGCTGGAGCTTGACAATGGAGATATCGGACTTGTTTCAAAAGCACCTTCGACCCATATTATGAACAGACCATCGGTCATCCTGCTGGAGCCGGATGGCCATGGCAGTTTTAAAAAGGGTGAGGAAGTGAATCTGGCCGATACAGATGATTCAGGATTTTTCTATCGAAATGTAACCGGAAGTGTTCATCCGGCGGTGTTTAATATTCAGCCTGCAGAATTTCTCACAATATAG
- the yfcD gene encoding NUDIX hydrolase YfcD, with protein sequence MGKDEKVVIVDLENRVIGHAPRWVMREEKLIHRATYILVFNRRGELYVQKRTMTKDIYPGFYDLAAGGVVLDGESYDESARRELLEELGVSPPLNRLFDHFYSGPHNQVWGRVYSCLHDGPFVLQVDEVESACFMRREEVVRFSGDHDFTPDGIEIFARYMAEKLQ encoded by the coding sequence ATGGGAAAAGATGAAAAGGTTGTAATTGTTGATCTGGAGAACAGGGTGATCGGACATGCCCCACGGTGGGTCATGAGAGAAGAAAAACTGATTCACCGCGCTACCTATATTCTGGTATTCAACAGGAGAGGAGAGCTTTATGTGCAGAAAAGAACAATGACAAAAGATATTTACCCGGGATTTTACGATTTGGCAGCCGGCGGGGTCGTGCTTGACGGTGAGAGCTATGATGAGTCTGCCAGGCGGGAACTTCTGGAAGAACTCGGAGTTTCTCCTCCATTAAACAGGTTGTTTGATCATTTTTATTCCGGACCTCACAATCAGGTATGGGGTAGGGTGTATTCCTGTCTCCACGATGGCCCTTTTGTTCTCCAGGTTGATGAGGTTGAAAGTGCTTGTTTTATGCGGAGGGAAGAAGTTGTCCGTTTCAGTGGCGATCATGATTTCACTCCTGATGGGATTGAGATTTTCGCTCGGTACATGGCGGAAAAATTGCAGTAA
- a CDS encoding inositol monophosphatase, giving the protein MDRVGKVLDHCTTAISPMLRAAVEASSAAGEIIRELYDQPHQIRMKGAIDLVTEADLAAEKAILEILSERFPHHSFMGEESSSDQIGDRDGSLWIIDPLDGTTNFAHGFPYFCVSIAYQENGRCEAGVINCPMQNEIFLAWRGGGAYLNGRKISVSQSSSLLESLIATGFPYSIEERIDRVLSQFGKVLPKVRDIRRAGAAALDLAYVACGRLDGFWEMDLKPWDTAAGVLMVEEAGGRVTDFAGSVNWTPYMPEVVASNGRIHLDLVSMLS; this is encoded by the coding sequence ATGGATCGGGTGGGAAAAGTTCTTGATCACTGTACAACTGCAATTTCACCGATGCTCAGGGCTGCAGTGGAGGCTTCATCTGCTGCGGGGGAGATTATAAGGGAGTTGTATGACCAACCACACCAGATCCGAATGAAAGGTGCCATTGATCTGGTGACTGAAGCGGATCTGGCTGCGGAAAAAGCGATACTGGAGATCCTTTCAGAAAGGTTTCCTCACCATTCATTCATGGGTGAAGAGTCGAGCTCCGATCAGATTGGTGACCGGGATGGTTCACTCTGGATCATAGATCCCCTTGACGGGACGACCAATTTCGCTCACGGGTTCCCATATTTTTGTGTGTCAATAGCCTATCAGGAAAATGGCAGGTGTGAGGCGGGAGTGATCAATTGCCCGATGCAGAACGAGATTTTTCTCGCCTGGCGCGGGGGCGGTGCCTACCTGAACGGCAGAAAGATTTCCGTATCACAAAGTTCTTCCCTGCTTGAATCATTGATTGCAACTGGTTTCCCCTATTCCATAGAAGAAAGAATCGACAGAGTTTTATCACAATTCGGCAAGGTGCTGCCGAAGGTAAGAGACATCCGTCGGGCAGGCGCTGCAGCGCTTGATCTGGCGTATGTGGCATGTGGACGTCTTGACGGGTTCTGGGAAATGGATCTGAAACCCTGGGATACAGCGGCCGGAGTTCTAATGGTTGAGGAGGCTGGAGGCAGGGTGACTGATTTTGCGGGGAGCGTTAACTGGACGCCTTATATGCCTGAAGTGGTAGCCAGTAACGGCAGGATTCATTTGGATCTGGTTTCAATGCTGTCCTGA
- a CDS encoding cyclic nucleotide-binding domain-containing protein, translating to MENKKSHIQIIDQLTLGLSSLSSLDDYKKLIKEFPNEPRLYRLLADYLSSKKAFIEASKTYRKTYHLFMQQGMSLQAIAALMCTWSIVKPSPYDLRSLHSRLKRKDSHTSAIAECFAKMSYPELVDVLSLVNLELYNSGEYVKKTGSPDDALYLVVSGELTESLTEDDPENIDPKLLIENDFFGCLIPREKKKDFSSYIRAETRVELLKITNENLLSLCGEHPDFETGLKNLNDSKSLPDEDKPSKFFRKSSRQELSIILNLEIFGREPGLTSINVKGYSSDISLGGACVIVDPKYQDIPEDLAGRNAKIRISLPGETVALAIMGRLAWHKITSIANVRTSAIGVQFNEMPPKVRGLLIVFANAVGTMTRLLDEGGFSQDSIETRSK from the coding sequence ATGGAAAACAAGAAATCTCACATCCAGATCATTGACCAGTTGACTCTGGGATTATCATCATTGAGTTCATTGGATGACTATAAAAAACTCATCAAAGAGTTTCCCAATGAACCCCGACTGTATCGCCTGCTTGCAGATTATCTGAGCAGCAAGAAAGCATTTATCGAAGCAAGCAAGACCTACAGAAAAACTTATCACCTGTTTATGCAGCAGGGAATGAGCCTCCAGGCGATCGCAGCCCTGATGTGCACCTGGAGCATTGTCAAACCGTCGCCATATGATCTTCGTTCTCTCCATTCAAGATTAAAGCGGAAAGATTCCCATACCTCCGCCATTGCCGAATGCTTCGCCAAAATGTCTTACCCAGAACTGGTGGATGTCCTCTCTCTGGTTAATCTTGAACTGTATAATTCGGGCGAATATGTAAAAAAAACCGGCTCTCCCGACGATGCTTTATACCTGGTTGTCTCCGGCGAACTCACCGAATCTCTCACGGAAGACGACCCGGAAAATATCGACCCCAAACTCCTGATTGAAAACGATTTCTTCGGGTGCCTGATTCCCAGGGAAAAGAAGAAAGATTTCTCCTCCTACATCAGGGCTGAAACACGTGTCGAATTACTGAAAATAACCAACGAGAATCTTCTTTCCCTGTGCGGGGAACACCCGGATTTTGAAACCGGCCTGAAAAATCTCAACGATTCGAAATCTCTCCCCGATGAAGATAAACCATCAAAATTTTTCCGTAAAAGTTCCCGCCAGGAATTATCGATCATCCTGAACCTGGAGATTTTCGGACGCGAACCAGGCCTTACCTCCATCAACGTAAAAGGCTATTCCAGTGACATCTCTCTTGGTGGCGCCTGTGTGATTGTTGATCCCAAGTACCAGGACATCCCTGAAGATCTCGCCGGCCGAAATGCCAAGATCAGAATCAGCCTGCCCGGAGAAACAGTGGCCCTTGCCATAATGGGCCGGCTTGCCTGGCACAAGATTACCAGTATTGCCAATGTCCGTACCAGTGCGATCGGTGTCCAGTTCAACGAAATGCCGCCAAAGGTGAGAGGGCTCCTGATCGTCTTTGCCAATGCCGTCGGGACGATGACCCGACTCCTTGATGAAGGAGGCTTCTCTCAGGACAGCATTGAAACCAGATCCAAATGA
- a CDS encoding cold-shock protein, whose amino-acid sequence MSERQSGTVKWFNTAKGWGFITRESGDDVFVHYREIRGDGFKNLEEGQKVEFSLVESQKGMAAADVCPDLNGSA is encoded by the coding sequence ATGTCAGAGCGTCAGAGTGGTACAGTGAAATGGTTCAATACAGCCAAAGGGTGGGGGTTTATTACCAGAGAATCCGGAGATGACGTTTTTGTTCATTACCGCGAAATTCGTGGGGACGGGTTCAAGAATCTGGAAGAAGGACAGAAGGTGGAATTCAGTCTTGTTGAGAGTCAGAAGGGCATGGCTGCGGCAGATGTCTGTCCGGACTTGAATGGATCCGCCTGA
- a CDS encoding Bax inhibitor-1/YccA family protein encodes MLNDFSNHHQTVAATAVSSHESTLFLAKVFNWMALGLGLTALVAFMVANSAAAQQMIFGNKLVFYGLIFGELGMVIYLSARIEKISAGAATSLFLVYSALNGATLSAILLIYTASSVAATFFIAGGMFAAMAVYGTVTKKDLTSMGSFMMMGLMGMIIAMLVNIFLRSSMMEWVISAIGVIVFTGLTAYDVQKISNIGAAGIMNGGEAIIRKGAIMGALALYLDFINLFLSLLRLMGDRR; translated from the coding sequence ATGTTGAACGATTTTAGCAACCACCATCAAACTGTAGCAGCGACCGCTGTATCATCTCACGAATCAACCCTGTTTCTGGCCAAAGTATTCAACTGGATGGCTTTGGGCCTGGGCCTTACTGCCCTCGTTGCCTTTATGGTGGCAAACTCAGCCGCAGCCCAGCAGATGATATTCGGGAATAAACTTGTATTCTATGGACTGATTTTCGGCGAGCTGGGGATGGTTATCTATCTATCAGCCAGGATCGAAAAAATCTCGGCGGGGGCCGCCACATCACTCTTTCTGGTGTATTCAGCCCTGAATGGAGCCACCCTGTCAGCAATCCTCCTGATTTATACGGCCTCATCGGTGGCAGCAACCTTTTTCATTGCCGGAGGGATGTTTGCCGCAATGGCAGTTTACGGCACAGTCACCAAAAAAGACCTTACCAGCATGGGTTCATTCATGATGATGGGACTTATGGGGATGATCATCGCTATGCTGGTGAACATTTTCCTCCGCAGTTCAATGATGGAATGGGTTATCTCAGCCATCGGGGTAATCGTGTTCACCGGATTGACGGCCTATGATGTTCAGAAAATATCCAATATCGGCGCCGCAGGGATTATGAATGGCGGGGAAGCCATAATCAGAAAAGGCGCGATTATGGGGGCCCTGGCTCTCTATCTTGACTTCATCAATCTCTTCCTCAGTCTGTTGAGGCTCATGGGTGATCGTCGCTGA